A window of the Dickeya dianthicola NCPPB 453 genome harbors these coding sequences:
- a CDS encoding IclR family transcriptional regulator, giving the protein MRTVPHGHDKPTGNQSLLRGFLLLEILSNYPNGCPLAHLAGLARLNKSTVHRLLQGLQACGYVTPAPAAGSYRLTTRFITVGQTSLAPPEVLRLIAPHLQALNAATGETVNFSRRDGDYCILIHKLEPTTGMLRTRAYLGQQMTLFSSAMGKLFLADGTEDALFSYWGRHHAHIRKLTPYTITDPGHMKREREDVRQRGVAFDREEHEVGVCCMAAPVFDVHRRVKYAISLSLSSAKLRQIDEETLLTPLRQTADSLTQALKTLPDDM; this is encoded by the coding sequence ATGAGAACGGTGCCGCATGGTCATGATAAGCCCACGGGGAACCAAAGCCTGCTGCGAGGATTTTTGCTGCTGGAGATATTAAGCAATTACCCGAACGGGTGCCCGCTGGCGCATCTGGCTGGGCTGGCCCGGCTCAACAAAAGCACGGTGCATCGCCTGTTGCAGGGATTGCAGGCGTGCGGCTACGTCACTCCGGCGCCTGCGGCGGGCAGTTATCGTTTGACCACCCGGTTCATTACCGTTGGACAGACATCGTTGGCGCCGCCAGAGGTGCTCCGGCTGATTGCGCCGCACTTGCAGGCGCTGAACGCCGCGACCGGAGAAACCGTCAATTTTTCCAGGCGCGACGGCGATTACTGCATTCTGATCCACAAGCTGGAACCCACTACCGGTATGTTGCGCACCCGCGCTTACCTCGGGCAGCAGATGACCTTGTTCAGTTCGGCGATGGGGAAACTGTTTCTGGCTGACGGCACCGAAGACGCGCTCTTTTCCTACTGGGGGCGCCATCACGCGCATATCCGCAAACTGACCCCGTATACCATTACCGATCCAGGACACATGAAGCGGGAACGGGAAGATGTGCGTCAGCGCGGGGTGGCGTTCGATCGGGAAGAGCACGAAGTCGGGGTGTGCTGCATGGCGGCACCGGTATTTGACGTGCATCGGCGCGTGAAATACGCCATTTCGTTGTCGCTCTCTTCGGCCAAGCTGCGCCAAATCGATGAAGAAACCCTGTTGACGCCGTTGCGTCAGACCGCTGACTCGCTCACTCAGGCGTTGAAAACCCTGCCCGACGACATGTAA
- a CDS encoding methyl-accepting chemotaxis protein — translation MKKFSQLTVFSKLLFGFSILIVMMLLIGAVSIYQLGANNDRINAYRDSRLPGVRYTLEMRGVLSELRLQQIQYISSKTPDEREGHRKELLQNQDVFLNAQANYARLVKNDAQDKQALFSQVTDNFKNFVDVNAKVIDAVNSEKLDDASKISGAVSSKYRTQLMKDLAKLVEMEIASGDQAAVESDKGYHTALYILSSLLLLAVIATGIIATLIARNLSRQLGGEPLYAVSIMNQIAAGNLNTSITLRAGDTQSLLATMKYMNERLADIMLGIVNGSESISLAANEIAQGNSDLSQRTEEQAASLVQTSSNMQQITETVKRNADNAHQASELARQTSQTAVHGGNVVDDMLKRMHEISDSSQKIVNIISVIEGIAFQTNILALNAAVEAARAGEQGKGFAVVAGEVRNLAQKSANAAKEIKTLIEGTVEKITDGSRHADTASHAMEEIVSSVTKVTDIVAEISMASNEQHQGIKEIGIAIDQMDRVTQQNAALVEQAATAAQSMTEQGEQLRDSVRFFHLEAQQSPLRIN, via the coding sequence ATGAAAAAATTCTCGCAATTAACCGTCTTTTCCAAACTGCTGTTCGGTTTTTCCATACTAATCGTTATGATGTTGCTGATTGGCGCCGTTTCCATCTACCAACTCGGCGCCAATAATGACCGCATCAATGCTTACCGCGACAGTCGCCTGCCGGGGGTACGCTATACGCTGGAAATGCGTGGCGTCTTGTCTGAATTGCGCCTGCAACAGATACAGTACATCTCCTCCAAAACGCCCGACGAGCGAGAAGGCCACCGCAAGGAACTGTTGCAGAATCAGGACGTGTTTCTGAATGCTCAGGCCAATTACGCCAGGCTGGTGAAGAACGACGCGCAGGACAAACAAGCGCTGTTCAGCCAGGTAACGGATAATTTTAAGAATTTTGTCGACGTCAACGCCAAGGTGATTGACGCGGTCAACAGTGAAAAACTGGACGATGCCAGCAAAATCAGCGGCGCGGTTTCGTCCAAATACCGTACCCAACTGATGAAAGATCTGGCGAAGCTGGTGGAAATGGAGATCGCCAGCGGCGATCAGGCCGCCGTCGAGTCAGATAAGGGTTACCACACCGCGCTTTATATTCTGTCTAGCCTGCTGCTGCTGGCGGTGATCGCTACCGGCATCATCGCCACCCTGATTGCCCGCAACCTGTCCCGTCAGCTTGGCGGCGAGCCGCTTTATGCGGTATCGATCATGAACCAGATCGCCGCCGGCAATCTCAATACGTCCATAACGTTGCGCGCGGGCGACACCCAGAGCCTGCTGGCCACCATGAAGTATATGAACGAAAGGCTGGCCGACATCATGCTCGGCATCGTAAACGGCAGCGAATCCATCTCGCTGGCGGCCAATGAAATCGCCCAGGGCAACAGCGACCTGTCGCAGCGGACCGAGGAACAGGCGGCATCGCTGGTGCAAACTTCCTCCAACATGCAGCAGATCACCGAAACCGTGAAGCGCAACGCCGACAACGCCCATCAGGCCAGCGAACTGGCGCGCCAGACGTCGCAAACCGCGGTGCATGGCGGCAACGTCGTGGACGACATGCTCAAGCGTATGCATGAAATTTCCGACAGCTCGCAGAAAATCGTCAATATTATCTCGGTGATCGAAGGCATTGCCTTCCAGACCAACATTCTGGCGCTCAACGCCGCGGTGGAAGCGGCGCGAGCCGGTGAGCAAGGCAAGGGATTCGCCGTCGTCGCCGGGGAAGTCCGCAATCTGGCGCAGAAGAGCGCCAACGCCGCCAAAGAGATCAAAACGCTGATCGAAGGTACGGTAGAGAAAATCACCGATGGCTCCCGCCACGCCGACACCGCCAGCCATGCGATGGAAGAGATCGTCAGTTCGGTCACCAAGGTCACCGACATCGTGGCGGAAATCTCGATGGCTTCCAACGAACAGCATCAGGGGATCAAGGAAATCGGCATCGCCATTGACCAAATGGACCGCGTGACTCAGCAGAACGCGGCGCTGGTCGAACAGGCCGCCACCGCCGCCCAGTCCATGACGGAACAGGGTGAGCAGTTACGCGACTCCGTTCGTTTCTTCCATCTGGAAGCACAGCAGTCCCCGCTGCGTATCAACTGA
- a CDS encoding AAA family ATPase, whose translation MKHVTNPDQLSNLLIEGYKSIERCELQMGSLNVLIGANGAGKSNFISFFRLIATLLDQRLQSLVSKAGGPDAMLHFGRKKTPHLKGELYFGNNGYKFELEPTNDNRMMFSREALWWNMSGDKGVVAGHFESRAEEHNTGIKKYTLPIMRRWRVYHFHDTSESARVKQIHRINDNDYLREDGANLAAFLYRLQKNHSAHYKRIVKSIQMVAPFFGDFYLRPTSDNPDTIQLEWTEKEQDIPFKANELSDGSLRFILLATVLLQPEEYKPSAIIVDEPELGLHPYAIAVLAELIKTASHEHQLIISTQSVELVNEFDAEDLIVVDKKDGASTFKRLEADSLEEWLSDYSLGELWTKNLLGGRPQR comes from the coding sequence ATGAAACACGTAACCAATCCTGACCAGCTCAGTAATTTGCTGATTGAAGGTTACAAGTCTATTGAACGCTGTGAGTTGCAGATGGGCAGCCTCAATGTGCTGATTGGCGCGAATGGTGCAGGTAAATCGAACTTTATCAGTTTTTTCCGTTTGATTGCGACGTTACTTGACCAGCGTTTGCAATCGTTAGTCAGTAAGGCTGGCGGGCCTGATGCTATGTTGCATTTCGGGCGTAAAAAAACGCCGCATCTGAAAGGCGAACTTTATTTTGGCAATAACGGTTATAAGTTTGAGCTTGAGCCAACCAATGACAATCGGATGATGTTTTCACGTGAAGCGTTATGGTGGAACATGAGCGGTGATAAAGGCGTTGTTGCTGGTCATTTCGAATCACGTGCGGAAGAACACAATACCGGAATTAAAAAGTACACATTGCCAATTATGCGGCGCTGGCGTGTTTACCACTTTCATGACACCAGCGAATCAGCTCGTGTAAAGCAGATCCACCGCATTAATGATAATGACTATTTAAGAGAGGATGGAGCGAATCTCGCGGCATTCTTGTATCGGTTGCAGAAAAACCATTCTGCACATTATAAACGAATCGTTAAAAGTATTCAGATGGTTGCACCATTTTTTGGTGATTTCTATCTTCGCCCAACTTCAGATAACCCTGATACTATCCAGCTTGAGTGGACAGAGAAAGAGCAAGACATTCCGTTCAAAGCCAATGAACTGTCGGACGGTAGCCTGCGTTTTATTCTCCTGGCAACGGTGTTATTGCAACCAGAGGAATATAAACCGAGTGCGATCATCGTAGATGAACCCGAACTGGGCTTACATCCATATGCAATTGCAGTGCTGGCAGAACTAATTAAAACTGCCAGTCACGAACATCAGTTAATTATCTCAACCCAGTCGGTAGAATTGGTCAATGAATTTGACGCAGAAGATTTGATTGTTGTTGATAAGAAAGACGGTGCATCAACATTCAAACGGCTTGAGGCTGATTCATTGGAAGAGTGGTTAAGTGATTATAGTCTGGGTGAGTTGTGGACGAAAAATCTGCTAGGCGGGAGGCCGCAACGATGA
- the rhaS gene encoding HTH-type transcriptional activator RhaS: protein MTQLHGEEFFASQAATIAVEPRMPQCDFPDHYHDFWEIVLVEQGAGVHVFNDQPFALCSGAVFFVRDNDRHLFEQVEALHLTNVLYRSPRGFRFLSDIAPFLPYGANGEWLGQWQVNAAAQQQVKQLILQLAALAHHDQPEGIATSESLFLQILVLLRQKRFQTQGDGSEQLGIQALLGWLQHNFCEEVDWETLADRFSLSLRTLHRQLKQRTGMTPQRYLNRLRLLEARCRLQHSDDSITTIAHDCGFSDSNHFSTQFRKAFALAPKTLRHQALT from the coding sequence ATGACGCAACTTCATGGCGAGGAGTTTTTTGCTTCACAGGCGGCGACGATAGCCGTGGAACCCCGGATGCCGCAGTGCGATTTTCCTGATCATTATCATGACTTCTGGGAGATCGTGCTGGTGGAGCAGGGTGCCGGTGTGCATGTGTTCAACGATCAACCTTTCGCGTTATGCAGCGGAGCGGTGTTTTTCGTACGGGACAATGATCGCCACCTGTTTGAACAAGTGGAAGCGCTGCATCTGACCAATGTGCTGTACCGGTCGCCGCGCGGGTTCCGCTTTCTGTCGGACATCGCGCCGTTTCTGCCGTATGGCGCTAATGGCGAGTGGCTGGGACAATGGCAGGTGAACGCCGCCGCCCAGCAGCAGGTCAAGCAGTTGATCCTGCAACTGGCGGCGCTGGCGCACCATGATCAGCCGGAGGGTATCGCCACCAGCGAAAGTCTGTTCCTGCAGATTCTGGTACTGCTGCGGCAAAAGCGCTTTCAGACGCAGGGCGACGGCAGCGAACAACTGGGGATTCAGGCGTTGCTGGGCTGGTTGCAGCATAACTTCTGTGAAGAGGTGGACTGGGAAACGCTGGCGGATCGCTTTTCGCTGTCGCTGCGTACGTTGCACCGTCAACTGAAGCAGCGCACCGGCATGACGCCGCAGCGTTATCTGAACCGGTTGCGGCTGCTGGAAGCCCGGTGCCGGTTACAGCACAGCGATGATTCCATCACCACCATCGCCCATGATTGCGGCTTCAGCGACAGCAATCATTTTTCCACGCAGTTTCGCAAAGCCTTTGCGCTGGCCCCCAAAACGTTGCGCCATCAGGCGCTGACTTAG
- a CDS encoding MFS transporter, with the protein MSPVLLFFLALVFIADGLMVFLIPVLVYAETQSLTYSGLAYALWWLPRIVLTPALGVLIDRLGVRPVSIASDAVKAFGCLLLCLVLNFAEQPLILALACGLLGAGVSIGNAQTLTAVEKLIAAHSRHIDRDANLLTRLDLLGMVLGPLIGMLLYEYGFLTLLYIAATFYLCNAYYFLTSRLFSFTPDPSMENNIGSPNPAQKKLFPLLMIISNPFIILMIALAAGNNMFDGLVESSGAALIENQMGLSVKYFGFIDVCAGAAGFLSTLVYGAALNRLSREALLAAGLGLIVIASLLLTTTLDRLGPFLTFYALGIVGKVFTGNIMRTLRLTLIPYERLAGVSSLILMLNQSVLPLMGLFLFLSERYDWPLTRFMHVAIALSLLAGIGLLIGLRRKLADTSLPSPRPDHSG; encoded by the coding sequence ATGAGTCCGGTTTTGCTTTTTTTTCTTGCATTGGTGTTTATCGCTGATGGTTTGATGGTGTTCCTGATTCCGGTGCTGGTCTATGCCGAAACCCAAAGCCTGACCTACTCTGGCTTGGCTTATGCGTTATGGTGGCTGCCGCGTATTGTGTTGACCCCGGCGCTGGGCGTGCTGATTGACCGTCTGGGCGTCCGCCCCGTTTCTATCGCTTCCGACGCGGTCAAGGCATTTGGCTGCCTGTTGCTCTGTCTGGTGCTGAATTTTGCCGAACAACCGCTGATACTGGCGTTGGCCTGCGGGTTGCTGGGCGCCGGGGTGTCCATCGGCAACGCGCAAACCCTCACCGCCGTGGAAAAGCTGATCGCCGCCCATAGCCGCCACATCGATCGGGACGCTAACCTGCTGACCCGGCTGGATTTACTCGGCATGGTGCTGGGGCCGTTGATCGGCATGCTGTTGTATGAATACGGTTTTCTGACGCTGCTGTATATCGCCGCCACATTCTATTTATGCAACGCTTATTATTTCCTCACCTCTCGCTTGTTTTCTTTTACCCCCGACCCGTCGATGGAAAATAACATCGGCTCGCCTAATCCAGCGCAAAAAAAATTATTCCCGCTGCTGATGATAATCAGCAATCCATTTATTATTTTGATGATCGCACTGGCGGCAGGAAATAATATGTTCGATGGGCTGGTGGAGTCCAGCGGCGCGGCACTGATTGAAAATCAGATGGGACTATCAGTGAAATATTTTGGTTTCATTGATGTTTGCGCCGGCGCAGCAGGATTTTTATCCACGCTGGTTTACGGCGCGGCGCTCAATCGCCTGAGCCGGGAAGCGCTGCTGGCGGCAGGGCTCGGCCTGATTGTCATCGCTTCGCTGCTGCTGACCACCACGCTCGACCGCCTGGGACCGTTTCTGACGTTTTACGCGCTGGGCATCGTCGGTAAAGTCTTCACCGGCAATATTATGCGCACCCTGCGCCTGACGCTGATTCCCTACGAGCGGCTGGCCGGCGTTTCCTCGCTGATCCTGATGTTGAACCAGTCGGTGCTGCCGCTGATGGGCCTGTTCCTGTTTCTGTCCGAGCGCTACGACTGGCCGCTGACCCGGTTCATGCATGTTGCTATCGCGCTCTCGCTGCTGGCCGGCATCGGGTTGCTGATCGGCCTGCGCCGCAAACTGGCGGACACCTCGTTGCCATCGCCCCGCCCCGACCACTCCGGATAA
- a CDS encoding HD domain-containing protein: MDLLGFEQALSQYVARHLADSVDSAHDHHHLVRVANNARHIQRTEGGDLWVIIAAAWLHDIVLVPKNHPDRSRASRMAAEEAVRMLSLDFPDFPHALYPALFHAVEAHSFSAGITAQTLEAKIVQDADRLDSLGALGLARVFYVAGMMGRPLFDPQDLFACERELDDRLYTLDHFRVKLMRLPETMHTAEGKRIAEANASWLVDFLAKLAGEVNGDPTLLDPQVRARFSAWHPWLA; the protein is encoded by the coding sequence ATGGATTTACTTGGTTTTGAACAGGCACTTAGTCAGTACGTAGCCCGGCATCTGGCGGACTCCGTGGATAGCGCGCATGATCACCACCATTTGGTGCGGGTGGCGAACAACGCCCGGCACATTCAGCGGACCGAAGGGGGCGACCTGTGGGTGATTATCGCCGCCGCCTGGTTGCATGACATTGTTCTGGTCCCGAAAAATCACCCGGATCGCAGCCGGGCCTCGCGCATGGCGGCGGAAGAAGCGGTGCGCATGCTGTCGCTGGACTTCCCTGATTTTCCCCACGCGCTATATCCGGCGCTGTTTCATGCAGTCGAGGCGCACAGCTTTAGCGCCGGTATTACGGCGCAAACGCTGGAAGCCAAAATCGTGCAGGATGCCGACCGGCTGGACTCACTCGGCGCGCTGGGGCTGGCGCGGGTGTTTTATGTGGCGGGCATGATGGGGCGGCCGTTGTTTGATCCGCAGGATCTGTTCGCCTGCGAGCGTGAGCTGGACGATCGCCTCTACACGCTGGATCACTTCCGCGTCAAACTGATGCGCTTGCCGGAAACCATGCATACGGCGGAAGGTAAGCGCATCGCCGAAGCCAATGCATCCTGGCTGGTGGATTTCCTCGCCAAGCTGGCCGGGGAAGTGAACGGCGATCCGACCCTGCTGGACCCGCAGGTTCGCGCGCGCTTCAGCGCCTGGCATCCCTGGCTGGCCTGA
- the rhaR gene encoding HTH-type transcriptional activator RhaR produces MPSRGLKLRAEDYFLTDKNTVTVAERSPQPAFPLHHHDFDELVIVWRGNGLHLWNDVPYRVTCGDLFYVSARDRHSYESVHDLELDNILYTRERLTLLTDWQNLLPGGEVPQPQRYWRLAAQSMDTLRDKVENLTQECMKSDPLSLQLSEVLLLQIALLALRYRYAPDSTQLADAQQLDLLMNVLRASIARPFRLEDFCRLHGLSMRSLRSRFKQQTGMSVAQYLRQLRLCRAMELLRYNRQTIGEVAAECGFDDSNYFSVVFHQAFGVTPSGYRQRFQAGGKV; encoded by the coding sequence GTGCCATCCCGTGGGTTGAAGTTACGAGCGGAAGATTACTTTCTTACCGACAAGAATACGGTCACGGTGGCGGAGCGCAGCCCGCAGCCGGCGTTTCCGTTGCATCATCACGACTTCGACGAACTGGTGATTGTCTGGCGCGGCAACGGCCTGCATCTGTGGAATGATGTTCCTTACCGTGTTACCTGCGGCGACTTGTTTTATGTCTCCGCCCGCGATCGTCACAGCTACGAATCGGTGCATGATCTGGAACTGGACAATATCCTCTATACCCGTGAACGCCTGACGCTGCTCACCGACTGGCAAAACCTGCTGCCGGGCGGCGAGGTGCCGCAACCGCAGCGCTACTGGCGGCTGGCGGCCCAGAGCATGGATACCCTGCGCGACAAAGTGGAAAATCTGACGCAGGAGTGCATGAAATCAGACCCGCTGTCGTTACAGCTCAGTGAGGTGTTGCTGTTGCAGATTGCGTTGCTGGCGCTGCGTTATCGCTACGCGCCGGACAGCACGCAACTGGCGGATGCCCAACAGCTGGACCTGCTAATGAATGTGTTGCGCGCCAGCATCGCCCGGCCGTTCCGGCTGGAGGATTTCTGCCGGTTGCACGGCCTCAGCATGCGCAGCCTGCGTAGTCGCTTCAAACAGCAAACCGGCATGAGCGTCGCGCAGTACCTGCGCCAGTTGCGGCTATGCCGGGCGATGGAACTGCTGCGCTACAATCGACAAACCATTGGCGAAGTGGCGGCCGAATGCGGTTTTGACGACAGCAATTATTTTTCCGTGGTATTTCATCAGGCGTTCGGCGTCACACCCAGCGGTTACCGGCAGCGTTTTCAGGCCGGCGGCAAGGTGTGA
- a CDS encoding Lrp/AsnC family transcriptional regulator: MKTKTAAAASPDEKSLNLDRFDLAILRYLQSDASISNVALAEKVKLSAPACLRRVERLKQIGLIKGYVALLNPQALNVGMVVLIGVVLDRSTPKSFEDFETAVQKISGCMECHVVTGEFDYILMIRTKDNQSFNKLHAEQLLFLPGVRQIRSFIGLREVLSTTQLVF; the protein is encoded by the coding sequence ATGAAAACCAAAACCGCCGCCGCCGCGAGCCCAGACGAGAAAAGCCTCAATCTTGACCGTTTCGATCTGGCTATTCTGCGTTATCTCCAGTCCGATGCGTCCATTTCCAATGTGGCGCTGGCGGAAAAGGTCAAACTTAGCGCGCCAGCGTGTCTGCGACGGGTAGAACGGTTAAAGCAGATAGGGTTGATCAAGGGCTATGTCGCGCTGCTAAACCCACAGGCGCTGAATGTCGGCATGGTGGTGTTAATCGGCGTGGTGCTTGACCGCTCGACGCCGAAAAGCTTTGAGGATTTCGAAACGGCGGTGCAGAAAATCAGCGGCTGTATGGAGTGCCACGTGGTCACCGGCGAGTTCGATTACATCCTGATGATCCGCACCAAAGACAACCAGAGCTTCAACAAACTGCACGCCGAACAGTTACTGTTCCTGCCGGGCGTGCGTCAGATCCGTTCCTTTATCGGCCTGCGGGAAGTGCTCTCGACGACGCAGTTGGTGTTTTAA
- a CDS encoding DUF4276 family protein, with the protein MIRVNIFVEGQTEETFVRDVLAPAFAYKQIYFTPILAQTSRGHKGGIVSYGKVKHQIERLCKQDPQAWVTTMIDYYGLPTDFPGHDDNPVQNADIYVRIGRLEQAFKQDINQPNFLANFIVHEYEALLFCQPEKFIDWIDDGDPVKRLLAMKAEFSTPEKINNSPQTAPSKRIRAVIPTYKKTLHGPLIAADIGLDSIRQQCPHFHSWLQCIEALAD; encoded by the coding sequence ATGATTCGTGTCAATATCTTTGTGGAAGGACAAACAGAAGAAACCTTTGTCCGTGATGTTCTGGCTCCAGCCTTTGCGTATAAACAAATTTACTTTACTCCAATCCTTGCACAAACCAGCCGAGGTCATAAAGGCGGAATTGTGAGTTATGGCAAGGTGAAGCATCAGATAGAACGATTATGTAAGCAGGATCCGCAGGCATGGGTGACAACCATGATTGATTATTATGGTTTACCGACGGATTTTCCGGGGCATGACGATAATCCGGTTCAGAATGCCGATATTTACGTCAGAATTGGTCGTCTGGAGCAGGCATTTAAGCAAGATATCAATCAGCCTAATTTTCTCGCGAATTTTATCGTGCATGAGTACGAGGCATTGCTGTTTTGCCAGCCTGAAAAATTTATTGATTGGATTGATGATGGGGACCCGGTAAAAAGACTTCTGGCAATGAAAGCCGAGTTTTCTACTCCTGAGAAGATCAATAATAGCCCGCAAACCGCGCCATCTAAACGTATTCGGGCGGTTATCCCTACATACAAAAAAACATTACATGGCCCGCTGATTGCGGCTGATATTGGGTTGGATAGTATACGTCAGCAGTGCCCTCATTTTCACAGTTGGCTTCAGTGTATTGAAGCGTTGGCTGATTAA
- a CDS encoding chorismate mutase, whose product MLRTMCLAACLLSTSALAAESADLASLVNQRLGYMKDVAGYKAAHHLAIEDLQQEDNVLKASRQQATQYGLDADSVTPFIRAQMDAAKAIQYRYRADWLAMPEQQDWQPRPLDDVRTQIAKLNGMLLQQLADTLHQQGGSLSRLNHAAFMHTVTQKNLSEHDKARLFTTLKQAKLQQ is encoded by the coding sequence ATGTTACGGACAATGTGTCTGGCAGCCTGCCTGCTCAGCACCAGTGCGCTGGCAGCGGAAAGCGCCGACCTGGCATCACTGGTTAACCAACGCCTGGGCTACATGAAAGATGTAGCAGGCTACAAAGCGGCTCATCATCTGGCGATTGAGGATCTGCAACAGGAGGACAACGTACTGAAAGCAAGCCGACAGCAGGCGACGCAGTACGGGCTGGATGCCGATTCGGTTACGCCGTTCATTCGGGCGCAGATGGATGCCGCCAAGGCGATTCAGTATCGCTACCGCGCCGACTGGCTGGCCATGCCGGAGCAGCAAGACTGGCAGCCGCGCCCGCTGGACGACGTGCGCACTCAGATAGCCAAACTAAACGGCATGCTGCTGCAGCAACTCGCCGATACCCTGCACCAACAGGGCGGCAGCCTGAGCCGGCTGAATCACGCGGCGTTTATGCACACCGTGACCCAGAAGAACCTCAGCGAGCACGACAAGGCGCGGCTGTTCACCACCCTCAAGCAGGCCAAATTACAGCAATAA
- a CDS encoding ribbon-helix-helix domain-containing protein: protein MKSTRTTVSLTAEQLQLLQEIADINGLSVSWLIRQAVSNFLAQHFDKKFEPLRVTRKESE, encoded by the coding sequence ATGAAATCAACGCGTACTACAGTTTCTTTAACCGCCGAACAGCTTCAGTTGTTGCAAGAGATAGCTGATATTAATGGGTTATCTGTCTCCTGGCTCATCAGGCAGGCTGTCAGTAATTTCCTTGCTCAACATTTTGATAAGAAATTTGAACCGTTGCGGGTCACTCGCAAGGAGTCTGAGTGA